The sequence TGGGTGGAGCAGGACAGACCCATCTGGATTCAGATTCTGTCTGTCATTGTGGGACTTGGAACAGGCCTCTCAACCTCTtgaacctgtttcctcatccatcCTGGGGGCTGTGcagcacctccctcctcctcctccaggagagTTGTGAGGAGGCCACCACCCACCTCTTCCTCTCCGACAGGCCAACCAGCTGACTGTTGACAGGTGGCTCTGGGATGCTGCAAACACATCactgcctctgcccctctccatcccccgCCCACACACAATTCCAGGCGCTGGGCAGGCCCAAAAGCCCAGTGGGCTCTGGGAAGGAGCCTGCCTGGATTGGCAGCTGCCCCGTCTccccccctgcaggacagggaGATGTCACCTGCAGATGCTCCCCACTCTCAGCTCTGCTCTCCGACGCAGGCGTCCCAGTTTTCCCTATTCTTCATCCCCTCACATAGAATCACACCAGCCACATACttggaaaattttcttttttggggggaaggggggatggtggtgcaattttcctttttttaaacttaaataaatTGTTACAAAATAGACTTTAGAAAATAAGTTACAAATTGTAGCaaaagccccccctcccccctccacaggCAACATTCCTATCCCTGGCTCTCTCTGAATCTGCCTCCCTGGAGTTGGAATCTGGTTGGTGAGGGTGGCCCGGCATCCCGGCAGACCCGGGCACCAGGTGTCTTGTAGGACGATCATAATGAACTGCATGGTGACAAAGGCTGGGGAAGGCGGCCCTTCAAGGACAGGGACATGAGGAACACCTCACCCCCTGCTCACGAAAGAAGCCAGATCTGGGTCTTCTTTgcgaggggagaggagaagagatggGGATGCCCAAACTACTCCTGAGTAGAACATGGAGGTCAAACCTTGCCCTGCAACCTGCACTCTTGCCCTGTATTGATCTTTGGAGAATTGAAGTTCAGAGGGAGAAGCTGAGATCTGCAGGCCACTGGGGTGAAGGGTCCAGAAGTGGGGtcgtgggggtgggtggagggggcaatgacAGGCCCGCTGCCGGTGCCTCTGAGgctcctggggagagagaagtTACTGAGGGGGCACACTCCACACAGCTGGtactcccctccccagccctgcccatgcCCGAGGAACCTGTAGGAGAGCCCTATAGCCCTGAGACTGCCAATGCGTTTCCCAGACTTGGCTAACTGGCTCCTCACTCACTCCCTTAAGGTTACAAGAAATCTTTTATCTTGAACGCCATCTCATCAGCTCTCTTAGGGGAACCTCGGCCACCGTCCCCTCCTTCCCTgacaatttctggtcaagggcccgcCATCCCAGGACACCCATCCTTGGTGGCCACTAAATGGAATGGGTTCTGGGAGATCTCTAGAGGAGGTGAAGCGAGCGAGCCCAGCGCTTGCTGAGGGAATAGGCTGTCCCACAGTCTCATCTTCCAGcttggctgggtggaggtgacTCCGTGGAGATTCCCCGATAGAGAAGGGTGATAGGGGCTAATGACTGTTGTTGCTACAGCTGGGCCTGGCTTCAAAGAAACCATCACCTGTGACTCAGCCCTCCAGTTAAAGGTGTGCtggcagtagggggtgtgcaggtagAAAGGGTGGTTTGGTTGGATCCTGAAAAGGACATACACAGCAGATAGAGAAAAGGGTTGAATAAAGAGAAGAGACGTGAGGCAGTACTGACAGGAAAGGACCAAAGGTCTAGTTTCCAAGAAAAGTAGAGGGGGAGCAGAGACCAGATGCAGGAAAATAGGGACAGGGAGCTGGGGCCATTCATTGGCCAAGTCAGCACAGAAGCCACAAAGTCCAGTCTGGGGGTGCCTCCCTCAGCCCATTCCTCATTCCCTGACTCCCTGCCTACTCTAGGGAAGAGCTGAACCTAGGTAATCTTTTCCTCTGGGAACCATTACTGGCTGGGTCAGGAGGGTTTCCAGATGTAGTAGCCAGATGGTACCCAGCTGCCTTCCCGCCCAAAACAAAGCCTCCTCTTTGGCTCAGACACAGCAGAGGAGCCCAGGCAGCGGCCTCTGCCCCCGCCCACTCCTTATCCCACCCCATCATGCTATCTATTTACCTGACCCAGGGGTTCAGATCTAGGCCACTCAAAGGGCAGCATCTTCAAACTAGTTTTCTCATTCCATACCCAAGCTTCCGGTCACCTCTTGGAACCCATAGGACCCTTTCCTCTCACTCCTTGCTTCCCCACTACCTTGGGGCCAGATTTTGCCCTCCACTGTATGCCCAcccctgggatccttcagtcctctgCCCGTTACATCCCCGTACCAGAGTTGGCCACTGTCCGTTCCTCCTGGTGCTGCTGCTGATGCTGCAGAAAGCTGATGCGGCGGCGGAAATGGCGGGGACAATGGGGGCAGGTGAAGGGCCCCTCCTGGGGTGCATGGACCCGCCCATGGCCCTCCAGCCGGGCAGCTGTCCGGAAGGCCTTGCCACAGATGCTGCAGCGATGGCGTTTGGGGTCCGTGTGGGTCCTGCCATGGTTCTTAAGGGAAAGCAGGTTGGGTAGAAGTTTGGGACAGAGGGAGCAAGGATAGAGTCCAGTGGTGTGGGCCTTCTGGTGGTTCAACAAGCTACCAGCATGGCGGTATGAACGCCCACACTGGGCACAGCGGAAGGGCCGATCCTCATCTCCAGCCACTGTGGACTTGACTCCCTGCCCCGCTTTAGCTCTCTCCGTACTCTCTCCGGGGGCCCTGGGGGGATCTGTTGGGGCCTTCTGGGCTTTCCCTTGACCAGCGAGATCTACCTCACCCTCCACAGTCCCAGCTTTGGGGCCTCTGGCCTCCTCTATCAGGGGTGGGACCTGACTAAGGCCCTTGGCATGAGTTTGCAGGTGGCTGGCTAGTTCATGTTGGAACTGAAAGGTCTGGCCACAGTCGGGGCAGGCAAAGGTCTGGGAAGGTATGTGGTTGTGGCTGTGACTCTCGGTGGCCACAGGATTCAAGAACTCCTTGGAGCAGAGCAGGCAATAGTGGCAGTCTGCCTCATGGGTGTGGTGGTTCAAGGGGCCTTCCGACTGGCAGGTCTTACCACAACGGCAGCAGGAAAAGGGGTGGCTCTCTGGTTGGAGCTGAGGGGTGCTGTCTCTATTGTCCCAGCCATCCACATGACTAGGTCCATTGGGCTGGCTGTTGCCAAGGTGGCAAGAACTTATGGGGACACTGTCTGCTGACTCGTCTTCTGGCTTGGTCAGGACATGACCCCGAGGAACCCAATCTCCATCATGATTCACCGGTCCCCGGTCTCCTTGCCATCCATCTATTTGCCCCATGCCCCAGGAGACTGGCTCTGTGGCCTCTGAACCTGCTGACCTGATGGGGCTATGACTCTGCTCCCCTGGCCTCATGGCTCCATACTGCAGCTGGGGAACTGACTCAGGATCACCAGGTCTGTCCTCTAGTCCCTCGTCATCAGCGAGGTTCCCCTTGCTGCCCTCCGTGCCACCAGGACCTCCCTGACCACTCTTGGCCTCCTCCTCATGCTCTCGCAAGTGCCGCTCCAGAGAACCCCGGCCAGGGAAGCCCTGGCCGCAGAGGGCGCAGCGGACAGCTGCCCGCCGGGACCGCCCTGCTCGCCGCCGCCGGCTCTCCGAGTGTAGCTTCTGGTGGTCCTTCAAGGCCATGAGGTTGGAGTAGGTCTTGGGACAGGTGGGGCAGCTGTACTGGCCTGTCTCAGGGCTGCACCGGTGGTTCAGGAGGCTGCCGGCATGGCGGTAGTTCCGCCCACACTGCCCACACCGGAAGGGCCAATCTTCTCGAGCCAGTTTTcgggtgcccccacccccaccccgctcgAGGTGGATGCGCTGGTGGTTAGCCAGCTGTTTCCGCAGGCGGAACGCCTTCCCACAGTCCCCGCAGCGGAAACGCCGGGGATCTGCATGGATGCGCCGGTGGTTCTTGAGGGACATGAGGTTTGAGAAGCCTTTGGAGCAGGCCTGGCAGCCAAAGTGGCCAGTCTGGTGGCTCTGCCGGTGATTGATGAGGCTGCCGGCGTGCTTGTATGACCGGCCACACACCTCGCAGCTGAAGGGCCGCTCAGAACTGGCCTCGGTCTGGCAGCCCTTCTCCGCAGTCTCCAACCTCAGCCCCATCTCCTCCCCCTTCAGAGTGGTCTCCTTCCACGTCTCTTCTTTCACCCTTGCCACCTCCTCTGGGGGCTCTATTTTAAGTTCCTCTTGGAGCTTCGCCACTtctgcctgccccagcccctcctctgccaCATTCTGGGGCTCACTGCTGCCTCCGGCCTCTGGGACGGGCCCCACCTGGGGTTCAGAGCCTTTGCAGCGCGGGTGGTTTCGCAGGTGATTGCGGTAGGCAGCCAGGTTGGGGTAGCAGCGGGAGCAGACAGGGCAGATGTAGTCTCCTGTCTGGTGGATCTTGCGATGGTTCACTAGGCTGCCCCCATGGCGATAGGTTTTGCCACACTGATTGCAGCGGAAGGGGCGGGGCTGGTCCTCCAGAGAACTTTCCCCACCCTGCACGCAGAGGCTGTCTGCAACCGGGGCACCCCCGCCCTCTCCAGACTTTGTGTCTCCACCTTCTGCAGGGAGAGAAGTCACTGTGCCCTCAAAGACGCCATCTGCAGCAGTTTCCGAGGCATCACCCGACTCTCCCAAGTGGTTGGGAGCCTTGTCTGTCGTGTTCCCAGAACTCTGACTTTGGTGGTGACGCTCCAGGCTCCCTAGGTCATCATAGGTTTGACCACAGCAGCCACAGATGTGCCCATAACCAGCTCCATCCAATGCCTCCACCTCCCGCTGCAGCTGATTCAACAGCTCTGTTTCTGAGAGCTGTAGTGGGGCACTATGGGTGGAGGCTGCCACTGCTGCGGCttcatcttccccctccccctcctcctccgagCCCTCGGTCATGCCAGAGGAGTCATGAGCCTGGCGCCGGTGAAGCCTGTAGCCAGCCCGGCCGGGGAAGATCATgccacagaggcagcagaggaAAGGCTGTGCTGGGGCTGCCTCCCCGGGCCTGTGGTTCTGGAAGTGGCTGCGCAGGGCAGGCAGAGAGTCAAACTCCTTCGGGCAGAGGGAGCACTGATAGATGTCTGgtgggtggcagggcctgtggctCAGCAGGCCAGTGGCATGGGGGAACGAATGCCCACAGTCAGAACACGTGTGGGAGGCCTCAGCCTGCCAGCTAGGGACAGCTTCCACAGAGTGGGAagagctgggctggccaggggctgGTTTCTGGTCTTCATCCACCCCAGGGAGGCCATCACAGAAGCGGGTCCCGTCGCTTTCCTCATCACCTGGCATTTCCAAGTTGTCAAGAAAACAGGCCTCCTTCCTTCCTAGTCCTTCCTCAGGACCTCTGCTCTCTTTATCACCCTGGGAACAGGCCTCCTCCCTTTCAGGCCCACATTTGTCTCTCTCGGCATGAGCCTGCAGAGAGCCCCCATCACTTTCCAAGTTGCTTTCGGCTCCACTAGGACTTtcctctgaagggccctggggacAGTCCAGGCCCACATTGTCTTCTACCAACTCCTGGGCCCAGTTCCCACCTGAAGGGAGTTgggcttctcccccacccccagcactgcCAGTCCGCCTCCAGCGCCGCCTGCTCCGCCGCCGACTGTGGCGTCGTAAATGGTTCTTCATGGCAGCCATGGTGTGGAAGTGCTTGGTGCAGGCCCCGCAGCTGAAGTCCCCTGTCTGGTGGGTCTGCCTGTGGTTGATAAGGCTGCCCGAGTGGCGATAGCTCTTTCCACAGTCTCGGCAGGCAAATGCCCGAGGAGGTGACACCCTGGCCTCTGTCTTGCTattccccccttctccctgggtCCGGCTGTGATGCTCAAGGCTCTCAGGATCTTCAAAGAGCGTCCCACACATGTTGCGTATCTGTGGTGCTGTCGTATCTGCTGCTGGGGGGACATCAGTGGCCGCCTCTTCACGTTTGCACCCAGTCTCTTGATCTGTACATGGGGCTG is a genomic window of Eptesicus fuscus isolate TK198812 chromosome 4, DD_ASM_mEF_20220401, whole genome shotgun sequence containing:
- the ZNF646 gene encoding zinc finger protein 646, which codes for MEDVPTSLSCCDCQHHFSSVLELSKHRELLHPASNQGSEEADSIPQPYRCQQCGQGYRHPGSLVNHHCTHETGPFPCTTCGKDFINPMALKSHMRTHALEGSPKEATPRLQGETVSTDSWGQRFGHGESWGNQKKHAEETSGCESGPDPRAALDTWEDPPVRQREDWESQPNPEEGAEGWGSITNSGRAPLLSTPASSLLSNLEQYLAESVVNFTGGQEPTPSSPAEEERRYKCSQCGKTYKHAGSLTNHRQSHTLGIYPCTICFKEFSNLMALKNHSRLHAQYRPYQCPHCPRAFRLPQELLEHQQSHEGERQKQLWEERGMPTTNGHTDESSWDQLPSTPMLNGSGELGVSGELEDSGLEEYRPFRCGDCGRTYRHAGSLINHRKSHQTGVYPCSICSKQLYNAAALKNHVRAHHRPRQGAAEDGQPSKLPPPLPLTETTHKEREVPTATLDHRPYKCNECGRAYRHRGSLVNHRHSHQTGEYQCSLCPRKYPNLMALRNHVRVHCKSARRSTGPGAEGPPSHLKVESDSVGANAAPCTDQETGCKREEAATDVPPAADTTAPQIRNMCGTLFEDPESLEHHSRTQGEGGNSKTEARVSPPRAFACRDCGKSYRHSGSLINHRQTHQTGDFSCGACTKHFHTMAAMKNHLRRHSRRRSRRRWRRTGSAGGGGEAQLPSGGNWAQELVEDNVGLDCPQGPSEESPSGAESNLESDGGSLQAHAERDKCGPEREEACSQGDKESRGPEEGLGRKEACFLDNLEMPGDEESDGTRFCDGLPGVDEDQKPAPGQPSSSHSVEAVPSWQAEASHTCSDCGHSFPHATGLLSHRPCHPPDIYQCSLCPKEFDSLPALRSHFQNHRPGEAAPAQPFLCCLCGMIFPGRAGYRLHRRQAHDSSGMTEGSEEEGEGEDEAAAVAASTHSAPLQLSETELLNQLQREVEALDGAGYGHICGCCGQTYDDLGSLERHHQSQSSGNTTDKAPNHLGESGDASETAADGVFEGTVTSLPAEGGDTKSGEGGGAPVADSLCVQGGESSLEDQPRPFRCNQCGKTYRHGGSLVNHRKIHQTGDYICPVCSRCYPNLAAYRNHLRNHPRCKGSEPQVGPVPEAGGSSEPQNVAEEGLGQAEVAKLQEELKIEPPEEVARVKEETWKETTLKGEEMGLRLETAEKGCQTEASSERPFSCEVCGRSYKHAGSLINHRQSHQTGHFGCQACSKGFSNLMSLKNHRRIHADPRRFRCGDCGKAFRLRKQLANHQRIHLERGGGGGTRKLAREDWPFRCGQCGRNYRHAGSLLNHRCSPETGQYSCPTCPKTYSNLMALKDHQKLHSESRRRRAGRSRRAAVRCALCGQGFPGRGSLERHLREHEEEAKSGQGGPGGTEGSKGNLADDEGLEDRPGDPESVPQLQYGAMRPGEQSHSPIRSAGSEATEPVSWGMGQIDGWQGDRGPVNHDGDWVPRGHVLTKPEDESADSVPISSCHLGNSQPNGPSHVDGWDNRDSTPQLQPESHPFSCCRCGKTCQSEGPLNHHTHEADCHYCLLCSKEFLNPVATESHSHNHIPSQTFACPDCGQTFQFQHELASHLQTHAKGLSQVPPLIEEARGPKAGTVEGEVDLAGQGKAQKAPTDPPRAPGESTERAKAGQGVKSTVAGDEDRPFRCAQCGRSYRHAGSLLNHQKAHTTGLYPCSLCPKLLPNLLSLKNHGRTHTDPKRHRCSICGKAFRTAARLEGHGRVHAPQEGPFTCPHCPRHFRRRISFLQHQQQHQEERTVANSGASEAPAAGLSLPPPPTPTTPLLDPSPQWPADLSFSL